One Alicyclobacillus acidoterrestris DNA window includes the following coding sequences:
- the glmS gene encoding glutamine--fructose-6-phosphate transaminase (isomerizing) has protein sequence MCGIVGYIGARNVKDVVVGGLAKLEYRGYDSAGIAVIDEGNIQVVKSVGRLANLEDKLASMQIAGQAAIGHTRWATHGKPSDENAHPHQDCSGRFAIVHNGIVENYLSLREELIAAGHQFNSETDTEVVAHLIEELYNGDLFQTMIEVGKRIRGAYALVVLAKDHPDEIIAMRKASPMIIGLGENENFVASDIPAILEYTRDIYVMEDGEMAVLTAAGVECFTMDGEPVHKEVYKVTWDAVSAERGGYPHFMLKEIHEQPKAVRDTLRGRIAEDFSRVQLDELNLDDAFMKAVDRIHIIACGTSWHAGLVGKAVIESYARIPVDVEIASEYRYRRPLFTPNTLVIVISQSGETADTLAALREVKRQGRRVLAITNVVGSSAEREADDVIITWAGPEIAVASTKAYTTQLIALYLLGIKMAHVRGEIGDDKVRELLKGLEDLPQATEQVLDTAPQLERFAQRYVDTMDTFFIGRSLDYSVAMEGALKLKEISYIHAEAYAAGELKHGTLALITEGVPVIALATQPDLYEKTVSNIVEVKARGAFVLGMTWIGNEDLEKTVDEVIYLPKTLPELAPILAVIPLQLLAYYAAVARGNDVDKPRNLAKSVTVE, from the coding sequence ATGTGTGGCATTGTTGGTTATATTGGCGCTCGGAACGTGAAGGACGTTGTTGTCGGTGGACTCGCGAAGCTTGAATACCGTGGATACGATTCTGCGGGAATCGCTGTGATTGATGAAGGTAACATCCAGGTCGTTAAATCGGTTGGCCGATTGGCGAACTTGGAGGACAAACTGGCTTCGATGCAGATTGCGGGTCAGGCGGCGATTGGCCATACGCGTTGGGCGACACACGGCAAACCTTCGGATGAAAATGCGCACCCACACCAGGATTGCAGCGGCCGTTTTGCCATTGTCCACAATGGCATCGTGGAGAACTACTTGTCGCTGCGCGAAGAACTGATTGCCGCAGGGCACCAGTTCAATTCCGAAACGGACACTGAAGTTGTGGCACACCTGATTGAGGAGCTGTACAACGGAGATCTGTTTCAAACGATGATTGAGGTCGGCAAGCGAATCCGTGGCGCATACGCGCTCGTCGTGTTGGCCAAAGATCACCCAGATGAGATCATTGCAATGCGCAAGGCGAGCCCGATGATTATCGGCCTCGGTGAAAACGAAAATTTTGTAGCGTCGGATATTCCGGCGATTCTTGAGTATACCCGCGATATTTATGTCATGGAAGACGGCGAGATGGCCGTACTCACGGCTGCTGGCGTCGAGTGTTTCACGATGGATGGCGAGCCCGTTCACAAAGAGGTCTATAAGGTGACTTGGGACGCTGTGTCGGCAGAACGTGGCGGGTATCCGCACTTCATGCTCAAAGAGATTCACGAGCAGCCAAAGGCCGTCCGCGACACGCTGCGCGGCCGCATTGCAGAGGATTTCAGCCGCGTCCAGCTCGACGAGCTGAACCTCGACGATGCGTTTATGAAGGCTGTAGACCGGATTCACATCATCGCCTGCGGTACCTCTTGGCACGCTGGGTTGGTTGGTAAGGCCGTGATCGAATCGTACGCGCGCATTCCGGTCGATGTCGAAATCGCATCGGAGTACCGCTACCGCCGACCGCTGTTTACGCCCAATACGTTGGTGATTGTCATCAGCCAATCTGGCGAGACAGCCGATACACTGGCGGCTTTGCGAGAGGTCAAGCGACAAGGGCGCCGCGTGCTGGCGATTACGAACGTCGTCGGCAGTTCTGCAGAGCGTGAGGCAGATGACGTCATCATCACCTGGGCAGGCCCTGAGATTGCGGTCGCTTCGACGAAGGCTTATACGACGCAATTGATTGCATTGTACCTGCTCGGTATCAAGATGGCGCACGTGCGTGGCGAAATCGGTGACGACAAGGTGCGCGAGCTCCTCAAGGGACTGGAAGATCTGCCGCAGGCGACGGAGCAGGTTCTGGATACGGCACCGCAGCTGGAGCGTTTCGCACAACGCTACGTGGATACCATGGATACGTTCTTCATCGGTCGCAGCCTAGACTATTCGGTGGCCATGGAAGGCGCGTTGAAGCTGAAGGAAATCTCCTATATCCATGCGGAGGCATATGCGGCGGGCGAGCTCAAGCATGGCACGTTGGCGCTCATCACTGAAGGCGTACCGGTCATCGCGCTTGCAACGCAACCAGATCTGTATGAAAAGACGGTAAGCAACATTGTCGAAGTGAAGGCTCGCGGCGCTTTTGTGCTCGGGATGACGTGGATTGGCAACGAAGACCTTGAAAAGACCGTCGATGAGGTCATCTACCTGCCGAAGACACTCCCGGAATTGGCGCCTATCCTGGCCGTGATTCCGCTGCAATTGCTCGCGTACTACGCCGCTGTGGCGCGTGGTAACGATGTCGACAAACCGCGTAACCTGGCCAAGAGCGTGACGGTGGAGTAA
- a CDS encoding CdaR family protein, which produces MLDRFLRNNLFLRIFALVLACIIWFVVHVLQDNSSAMSAQQSAGVTQAYNLPIHVQVGDDMVVSSMSQSTATIDVTTSALNLPTLPTDMLKAELVVNAQGLAPGKQVLHIAAVDLPNDIKKYQVKPLTVTVVLEKKVSEAKPIDVEISGTPADGYGMGQLSLNTQSVTVSGARTRVAAVSRVVGHVEVSGMKATDTKIVNLTPVDSQGNTVQDVDISPSSISVNVPIQAANQKVVLSPEVTGTPAPGYAVAGVKLQDTQVSESGIPAASLPKTGLTVPIDVSGLSKTTTVDVPVPLVQGMTQVTPSKVTAIVQVEPAATATFQQVPVTLSGSGSAVTLPNQPTIDVTVTGPASIVQGMTAKDVKVTVDTSNVKPGAKTAPVSVQVPQWVTVTALSQRTVAIDTSQG; this is translated from the coding sequence ATGCTGGATAGATTTCTCCGGAACAATTTGTTCCTTCGCATCTTCGCACTCGTCTTGGCATGCATCATTTGGTTCGTGGTTCATGTCTTACAGGATAATTCTTCGGCGATGTCTGCGCAGCAGAGTGCTGGTGTCACACAGGCGTATAACTTACCTATCCACGTGCAGGTGGGCGACGATATGGTCGTGTCCTCGATGAGCCAGTCGACGGCGACCATCGACGTGACGACCAGCGCCCTCAATTTGCCCACTTTGCCGACCGATATGCTCAAGGCAGAGTTGGTCGTCAATGCACAGGGGCTTGCACCCGGCAAACAGGTTCTTCATATTGCCGCAGTGGACTTACCGAATGACATCAAGAAATACCAGGTTAAGCCGCTGACAGTCACGGTCGTCCTCGAGAAAAAAGTCAGTGAGGCCAAGCCCATTGATGTCGAAATCAGCGGTACCCCAGCCGATGGCTACGGGATGGGGCAGCTGTCGCTGAACACCCAGTCCGTTACGGTCAGCGGCGCACGTACGCGCGTTGCAGCCGTCTCTCGGGTCGTCGGTCATGTCGAGGTGAGTGGGATGAAGGCGACCGATACGAAAATTGTCAATCTCACGCCCGTGGACAGCCAGGGGAATACCGTGCAAGACGTCGATATTTCCCCATCCAGCATCAGTGTCAACGTGCCCATTCAAGCGGCCAATCAAAAGGTTGTGTTGTCACCAGAAGTGACAGGAACGCCCGCGCCGGGATACGCGGTGGCCGGCGTGAAGCTGCAGGATACGCAGGTGAGTGAGTCGGGCATTCCTGCGGCATCGCTGCCGAAGACGGGGTTGACTGTGCCTATCGATGTTTCCGGCTTGAGTAAGACCACGACGGTTGATGTGCCTGTGCCGCTCGTGCAAGGGATGACGCAGGTGACGCCGAGTAAGGTGACTGCCATTGTGCAAGTTGAACCAGCGGCCACCGCGACGTTCCAACAGGTGCCGGTGACGCTGAGCGGATCGGGCAGTGCCGTGACGCTTCCGAACCAGCCGACGATTGACGTGACCGTGACGGGGCCGGCGAGTATTGTACAAGGAATGACGGCGAAGGACGTGAAAGTCACCGTGGACACGTCAAACGTGAAACCAGGTGCCAAGACGGCTCCCGTGTCGGTACAGGTGCCACAGTGGGTGACGGTAACCGCTCTCTCGCAGCGAACCGTCGCGATCGACACTTCCCAAGGGTGA
- a CDS encoding SGNH/GDSL hydrolase family protein, with product MLALGDSITYGYGATSPDLSYPERLRKHLARNARVSLHVQAKPGWTSRQLNKSLPEVPQCIYDEAEIVTLMIGGNDLLRGAPVLLTGKPERIAQVCERSQSEIEEIVERANRPYNTFVIATLYNPFPNFELAERITQTYNDMIRKVAAHHRLHVFDASRAFRGHEADYVEHYKNGQFRDIRLYKNPIHPTDAGHHALYQGFFRTLQRAKASRQKRKGIRQRNRA from the coding sequence GATATGGAGCGACTTCACCGGATTTAAGCTATCCTGAGAGACTTCGCAAACACTTAGCGCGCAACGCACGCGTCAGTCTGCACGTTCAGGCCAAGCCGGGCTGGACGTCACGACAGTTGAACAAGTCACTGCCTGAGGTGCCCCAGTGCATCTACGACGAGGCCGAAATCGTCACGCTGATGATTGGCGGCAACGATTTACTGCGCGGTGCACCCGTATTATTGACCGGTAAACCTGAGCGGATTGCGCAGGTGTGTGAGCGGTCGCAAAGCGAGATCGAGGAAATTGTCGAACGCGCAAACCGCCCGTACAACACATTTGTGATTGCCACCCTCTATAATCCCTTCCCTAATTTTGAATTGGCAGAGCGTATCACACAGACATACAACGACATGATTCGAAAGGTAGCCGCGCACCACCGACTACACGTCTTCGATGCCTCACGGGCGTTTCGCGGGCACGAGGCGGACTATGTCGAACACTACAAAAATGGCCAGTTTCGGGATATTCGGCTATACAAAAACCCCATTCACCCGACAGACGCAGGGCACCATGCGCTGTATCAGGGCTTCTTTCGGACATTGCAGCGGGCAAAGGCAAGCCGACAAAAGCGAAAAGGTATCCGCCAACGCAACCGAGCTTGA
- a CDS encoding PadR family transcriptional regulator, translating to MRKSELGRFSDASFLILSSLANGAKHGYAMMEDILAFSGTQLEPGTLYGAITRLEKQGLIEALPTEDRRRPYRITAEGITVLRKQVATLEQVTSVGKKRLASLEGF from the coding sequence GTGCGGAAAAGTGAATTAGGGCGGTTTTCAGATGCATCGTTTCTCATCCTGTCGAGTTTGGCGAATGGAGCGAAGCATGGATACGCGATGATGGAGGACATTCTGGCGTTCAGTGGCACGCAATTGGAGCCTGGCACCTTGTATGGTGCCATTACGCGGTTGGAAAAACAGGGGTTGATCGAAGCCCTCCCAACAGAGGATCGGCGGAGACCGTATCGCATCACCGCCGAGGGCATCACGGTGCTTCGCAAACAAGTAGCGACATTGGAGCAGGTGACTTCAGTTGGGAAAAAGCGATTGGCATCTTTGGAGGGATTCTAA
- a CDS encoding alpha/beta hydrolase family protein, whose translation MAEEKIVIGAKTNHPLNGMLSIPDETNGLCPAVVLVHGSGPSNMDEKVGNNYPFRDLAEGLSAKGIAVLRYDKRTFVYGKQMKDDVGISVREETIEDAILAAEFLRSDTRIDPNKVFVIGHSLGGMLAPRIDAVGGHFAGIIIMAGSPRKLEEILMDQNNDVLNSLNRFLKVIAKKQIAALSAKFGKIYNLSDEEAKSTKLLGKYTRAYYFKEMGEHPSTDYLKALDKPVLILQGDKDFHLSIEKDFGGYQKLLCDKPNVTFKLYPNLNHLFMPAVYGEIRKAKKEYRVAQHVDEQVIEDIANWILSV comes from the coding sequence ATGGCTGAAGAAAAGATTGTGATAGGCGCCAAAACCAATCATCCGCTCAATGGCATGTTATCCATTCCAGATGAGACGAATGGGTTATGTCCAGCAGTTGTATTGGTTCACGGATCTGGTCCGAGCAATATGGATGAGAAGGTCGGGAACAATTACCCTTTTCGAGACCTCGCAGAAGGTCTGTCGGCAAAAGGGATTGCGGTGTTGCGTTATGACAAGAGAACCTTCGTATACGGCAAACAAATGAAAGATGACGTTGGCATCTCCGTAAGGGAGGAAACCATCGAAGATGCCATCCTCGCGGCTGAATTTCTGCGAAGCGATACGAGGATCGATCCGAACAAGGTGTTTGTAATTGGTCACAGTTTAGGCGGAATGCTGGCTCCTCGAATCGATGCAGTAGGTGGACATTTCGCGGGAATCATCATCATGGCTGGTTCTCCGCGCAAACTTGAAGAAATACTGATGGATCAAAACAACGATGTCCTGAACTCTTTAAACAGGTTTTTGAAAGTGATCGCAAAGAAACAGATCGCCGCATTGTCCGCTAAGTTTGGCAAGATTTATAACCTCAGCGACGAAGAGGCGAAATCGACGAAGCTGTTAGGCAAATATACGAGGGCATACTACTTCAAAGAAATGGGGGAACATCCGTCCACCGATTATCTGAAGGCATTAGACAAACCTGTGCTAATTCTGCAAGGCGATAAGGATTTCCATCTATCCATCGAAAAGGACTTTGGTGGTTATCAAAAACTGCTCTGCGATAAACCAAACGTTACATTCAAGCTCTACCCGAACCTGAATCATCTGTTTATGCCTGCTGTTTATGGAGAGATACGCAAAGCAAAAAAGGAGTATCGGGTCGCGCAACATGTAGATGAACAAGTTATTGAGGACATTGCGAACTGGATTCTTTCCGTTTGA
- a CDS encoding SdpI family protein encodes MNKKGAMPWWGWFSWVVVIVLGCLAYFHLPAQVPSHVHAGKPTLYISRLLAVMYEPSIMLVIILLWHVLWRIDPRKRNYVSFWGTYRYIGGVIVVCVGLIYLTVLGHLLHIGTMRFALTAYGLMFMLIANVLPRLRPNWWIGVRTPWTLSSEETWNRTHRLSGQLGIPMGILIMILAWVLPTNRFTVAAVVIPVLLWALITVVASYFYARQERH; translated from the coding sequence ATGAATAAGAAAGGCGCAATGCCTTGGTGGGGATGGTTTTCGTGGGTTGTCGTCATCGTGCTCGGCTGTCTTGCGTACTTTCATCTCCCTGCCCAGGTTCCAAGCCATGTTCATGCGGGAAAGCCGACACTTTACATTTCCCGTCTACTTGCCGTTATGTACGAACCGTCCATTATGCTCGTCATCATACTCCTATGGCATGTGTTGTGGCGGATTGATCCGAGGAAAAGAAACTACGTATCGTTCTGGGGGACTTATCGATATATCGGCGGCGTGATCGTCGTATGCGTTGGATTGATTTACCTCACAGTTTTAGGACACCTTTTGCACATTGGCACAATGCGTTTCGCTCTCACCGCATACGGTCTGATGTTCATGTTGATTGCAAACGTCCTGCCACGACTTCGACCGAATTGGTGGATTGGTGTTCGCACACCTTGGACGTTATCCAGTGAGGAAACTTGGAATCGCACGCACCGTTTGAGTGGACAATTAGGCATTCCGATGGGAATTCTAATCATGATTCTTGCCTGGGTCTTGCCCACAAACCGATTCACAGTAGCGGCTGTCGTCATACCCGTTCTCTTATGGGCACTGATTACCGTCGTGGCTTCGTATTTCTACGCCCGACAAGAGCGGCACTAA
- the glmM gene encoding phosphoglucosamine mutase encodes MSRLFGTDGVRGVANADLTPELAFRLGRVGAYVLTSRHPGARIAIGKDTRISGDMLEAALISGILSMGVDVLRLGVISTPGVAYLTKHLGADAGVMISASHNPVEDNGIKFFGGDGFKLLDETEDRIEHILRNEEELPRPTGGEIGRIYEEPAQEEYIQFLMSTVDERFDGLHVVLDCANGAASAIAPEVFRRLGAKVTVIHAEPDGVNINVGCGSTHPQVVQQAVIAHHADLGLSFDGDADRLIAVDSTGEIIDGDFIMAICGLSLQRQGKLADNKIVATVMSNLGFMKAMEAAGIEVVRTAVGDRYVMERMRADQAVLGGEQSGHIIFLNHTTTGDGILTALQLVQVLVKSGKPLSALRTVMTRYPQILENVRVTDKHAWVHNAAIQAALAAGERELGDSGRVLVRESGTESLVRVMVEGPDEHVLRKIVQDIVKVVEEQLGVNR; translated from the coding sequence GTGAGTAGATTGTTTGGAACAGACGGCGTTCGGGGCGTGGCGAATGCGGACTTGACGCCTGAGTTGGCATTTCGCCTGGGGCGTGTAGGCGCATATGTCCTGACGTCGCGGCATCCAGGGGCTCGCATCGCAATAGGCAAGGATACCCGTATCTCTGGCGATATGCTCGAGGCAGCCCTCATCAGCGGAATCTTGTCGATGGGTGTCGATGTCTTGCGCTTGGGAGTCATCAGTACGCCGGGTGTAGCATATCTGACAAAGCACCTTGGTGCCGATGCGGGGGTCATGATTTCGGCCTCTCATAATCCGGTTGAGGATAATGGTATTAAGTTTTTCGGTGGCGACGGTTTTAAGTTACTCGACGAAACCGAGGACCGAATTGAACATATTTTGCGGAACGAAGAGGAATTGCCACGGCCGACTGGCGGGGAGATTGGTCGGATCTATGAGGAACCCGCGCAGGAGGAGTATATTCAATTTCTGATGTCCACAGTCGATGAGCGCTTTGACGGGCTTCATGTGGTGCTCGACTGTGCAAATGGTGCGGCCTCCGCGATTGCGCCCGAAGTATTTCGGCGCCTCGGGGCGAAGGTCACCGTCATTCACGCGGAACCGGATGGTGTCAATATTAACGTTGGCTGCGGTTCAACCCATCCACAGGTGGTACAACAGGCCGTGATCGCCCATCACGCCGATCTCGGGCTGTCCTTCGATGGCGACGCAGATCGCTTAATTGCGGTTGACAGTACCGGTGAAATCATTGACGGCGACTTTATTATGGCAATTTGCGGCCTGTCGCTACAGCGTCAGGGAAAGCTGGCCGACAATAAAATCGTAGCCACCGTGATGAGCAATCTCGGCTTTATGAAGGCCATGGAGGCCGCGGGGATTGAGGTCGTTCGGACGGCGGTCGGCGACCGGTATGTGATGGAGCGCATGCGCGCAGACCAGGCTGTCCTCGGCGGGGAACAATCGGGGCACATTATTTTCCTGAACCACACCACGACAGGCGATGGTATCCTGACAGCGTTACAACTTGTGCAAGTTCTCGTCAAAAGCGGCAAGCCGCTTTCAGCGTTGCGCACGGTGATGACGCGGTACCCGCAAATTCTCGAAAACGTGCGCGTGACTGACAAACACGCTTGGGTCCATAATGCGGCGATTCAGGCAGCGCTCGCAGCTGGTGAACGGGAACTGGGTGACAGCGGCCGCGTGCTCGTACGCGAGTCGGGTACAGAGTCACTCGTGCGCGTCATGGTCGAGGGGCCGGATGAACACGTATTGCGCAAGATTGTGCAGGATATTGTCAAGGTCGTAGAAGAACAACTCGGCGTGAATCGTTAA
- a CDS encoding Hsp20/alpha crystallin family protein — MPLVPYDPFNMTRRASDWFPSFPRLFDEDWFDSHFTNMPRVRCDVRETQNEVIVTAEIPGLEKKEDVNITVHDNHLHLSGKIERMGEQKDENVHRMERYYGQFSRTVPLPTAVNDTGAKASYKNGILEVRIPKSQKQMGRQIDVDFH; from the coding sequence ATGCCCTTAGTCCCCTATGACCCATTCAACATGACCCGACGCGCTTCTGACTGGTTCCCGTCATTCCCCAGACTGTTCGATGAAGATTGGTTCGACAGTCACTTCACGAACATGCCACGGGTTCGCTGTGATGTTCGCGAAACCCAAAACGAAGTGATTGTGACCGCCGAAATCCCTGGGCTGGAGAAGAAGGAAGACGTGAATATCACTGTCCATGATAATCATCTTCACCTCAGCGGCAAAATCGAACGAATGGGCGAGCAAAAGGACGAAAACGTGCATCGAATGGAACGATACTACGGGCAATTCTCGCGCACTGTACCATTGCCGACAGCGGTAAATGATACGGGAGCAAAAGCGTCATACAAGAATGGAATACTGGAAGTCAGGATTCCGAAGAGCCAGAAACAGATGGGTCGTCAGATTGACGTAGACTTTCACTGA
- a CDS encoding autorepressor SdpR family transcription factor, which yields MNERVFKAMSDGTRRKIIELLKEGPKTAGEIANHFPYAQPTISRHLNVLKNANLVVDQREGTYIIYRLNTTILQEWLAWLLEHFGSGGSDE from the coding sequence ATGAATGAACGTGTGTTTAAAGCGATGTCCGACGGCACACGCAGAAAAATCATCGAATTATTGAAGGAAGGTCCGAAAACGGCTGGCGAGATCGCCAATCACTTCCCATACGCCCAGCCCACCATAAGTCGTCACCTGAACGTGCTTAAAAATGCGAATTTAGTCGTTGATCAACGCGAGGGAACTTACATCATTTACAGGCTCAACACAACGATCTTACAAGAATGGCTTGCATGGCTTCTTGAACACTTTGGGAGTGGTGGTAGTGATGAATAA
- the cdaA gene encoding diadenylate cyclase CdaA — protein MDTWLAVVRNFSFKDVIDILFVAFVLYFLLLLIRGTRAVQLLKGAMIVVIVTLISQLLHLSASNWLLGKIIQIGFFAIPVVFQPELRRALEQLGRGGFWSLSLNQQGQEEDQQTVNEIVKATQVLSKTKIGALIVIERRTGLSEYIETGTSIEGHVSSELFINLFIPNTPLHDGAVIVRNNQIVAAGCFLPLTENRSLDKQLGTRHRAALGITEQSDGVAVVVSEETGRVSVGVDGVLHRSLDEQGLKTLLTNLLVAKRSNSLPFWNRKAES, from the coding sequence ATGGACACATGGCTGGCCGTAGTTCGAAATTTCAGCTTTAAAGACGTCATCGACATCTTATTTGTCGCGTTTGTGCTGTACTTTTTGTTGCTTCTCATTCGGGGTACACGCGCGGTGCAGTTGTTAAAAGGTGCGATGATTGTCGTGATTGTCACGCTCATTAGCCAACTTCTGCACCTTTCTGCATCGAATTGGCTGCTTGGCAAGATCATTCAAATTGGCTTCTTTGCGATTCCCGTCGTCTTTCAGCCTGAGTTGAGACGCGCCCTGGAACAATTGGGACGGGGCGGGTTTTGGTCTTTGTCGTTGAATCAACAGGGACAAGAAGAGGATCAACAGACCGTCAATGAGATTGTCAAGGCCACACAGGTGCTCTCGAAGACGAAAATCGGCGCGCTGATCGTCATTGAGCGCAGGACCGGGCTATCGGAGTACATCGAGACGGGCACTTCCATTGAAGGGCATGTCAGCAGTGAGTTGTTTATTAACTTGTTCATCCCAAACACGCCGTTGCACGATGGCGCGGTCATCGTCAGGAACAACCAAATTGTTGCAGCTGGGTGCTTTCTGCCGCTGACAGAGAACCGGAGTTTAGATAAACAGTTGGGAACCCGCCATCGAGCGGCCTTGGGGATTACCGAGCAGTCCGATGGGGTCGCGGTGGTCGTATCGGAGGAGACAGGCAGAGTGTCGGTCGGTGTGGATGGTGTGCTGCACCGCAGCCTCGATGAGCAAGGGTTGAAGACGCTCTTGACCAACTTGCTAGTCGCCAAGCGCTCCAATTCCCTTCCGTTTTGGAACCGAAAGGCGGAGTCGTGA
- a CDS encoding VOC family protein, with amino-acid sequence MTDVQDERMMNMIRVSFVSIPVSNQDIALQFYTEKLGFEIVTDQPFGNGTRWIQLRPPGAQTDVVLFTPPGQEERIGGYQNVAFTCEDVVGTCKLLKERGVEFVKDAERANWGGIEAIFKDPDGNTFVLANPNE; translated from the coding sequence ATGACCGATGTACAAGATGAAAGGATGATGAACATGATACGAGTGAGTTTTGTCAGCATACCTGTCTCAAATCAGGATATTGCCTTACAATTTTACACTGAAAAACTTGGCTTTGAGATTGTGACCGATCAACCATTTGGAAACGGAACCCGCTGGATTCAGCTTCGACCACCTGGGGCGCAAACGGACGTCGTACTGTTCACACCTCCTGGACAAGAAGAGCGCATCGGGGGATATCAAAATGTCGCTTTTACATGTGAAGACGTGGTGGGAACTTGTAAGTTACTGAAAGAACGTGGCGTTGAATTTGTGAAGGATGCCGAGAGAGCCAATTGGGGAGGAATCGAGGCTATCTTTAAAGACCCCGATGGCAATACGTTTGTATTGGCAAATCCGAATGAATAA
- a CDS encoding SgcJ/EcaC family oxidoreductase, translating to MDSREQQVRALYQQLLDAWNNQDARGMADLYIEDGEQIGFDGSQVIGQAEIYAHIAPIFEHHATARFVSKVKSVRFLSPDIAVLRAIAGMVPRGQSDINPNVNTHHTLIATWTGGEWRIVLFQNTPAQFHGRPELVEQMSAELRELL from the coding sequence ATGGACTCACGCGAACAACAAGTTAGGGCTCTTTACCAGCAATTGCTCGATGCATGGAACAATCAAGATGCTCGTGGCATGGCTGACTTGTACATCGAGGACGGAGAGCAGATTGGCTTCGATGGGAGTCAAGTGATTGGACAAGCTGAAATTTACGCACATATAGCACCAATCTTCGAGCATCACGCGACTGCTCGCTTCGTGAGCAAAGTGAAATCTGTTCGCTTTCTATCGCCAGACATTGCCGTTCTCCGAGCGATCGCAGGGATGGTTCCCCGTGGACAATCCGACATCAACCCGAATGTCAATACGCATCACACTCTGATCGCGACGTGGACGGGAGGGGAATGGAGGATTGTGTTGTTCCAGAACACACCTGCACAATTTCATGGCAGACCTGAGCTGGTCGAACAAATGTCAGCCGAGTTACGAGAGTTACTTTGA
- a CDS encoding VanW family protein: MRVSQSVIPNPIQRSNLRLRVGSLFFSSKRVVQWYLSGTRYATERMDNHSGVIVFPHVIATHQSRTMRELRNVDMWLQSNKVRNLQLAIARLNGLVLHPGETLSVWRLVGRPSKRKGYLPGMVLINGEMRVGHGGGLCQLSNLIYWMTLHTELTVVERFRHQYDVFPDSNRTLPFGSGATIAYNYIDLQIRNDTNDKHYLCLKLTPTHLVGEWRSISPAQYSYEITEKNHCITQHVSGKYLRHNQIWRKKFNADGTCVNDECITENHAIMMYSPLLPSSSDVDTEHY, from the coding sequence ATGCGTGTGTCACAAAGTGTCATACCCAATCCGATCCAGCGAAGTAATTTACGACTACGTGTGGGGAGTCTGTTTTTTTCGTCCAAGAGAGTTGTTCAGTGGTACTTATCGGGCACTCGATATGCCACAGAACGAATGGATAACCATTCTGGAGTAATTGTGTTTCCGCATGTAATTGCGACACACCAATCTCGCACAATGCGTGAACTCCGCAATGTAGACATGTGGTTGCAGAGCAACAAGGTTCGGAATTTACAATTGGCAATCGCTCGGTTGAACGGATTAGTCCTACATCCAGGAGAAACGTTAAGTGTGTGGAGACTGGTCGGGCGTCCCTCGAAGCGAAAAGGATATCTACCTGGAATGGTTTTGATAAACGGCGAAATGCGTGTTGGGCATGGTGGCGGACTGTGCCAACTCTCAAATCTTATTTACTGGATGACACTGCATACAGAATTAACAGTTGTTGAACGTTTTCGCCACCAATACGACGTGTTCCCTGATTCGAATCGAACGCTTCCGTTTGGAAGTGGAGCTACTATTGCATATAACTACATTGACCTGCAAATCCGCAATGATACAAACGATAAGCACTATTTGTGTCTGAAGCTTACCCCTACTCATTTGGTTGGAGAATGGCGAAGCATATCTCCTGCACAGTACAGTTACGAAATTACAGAGAAAAACCACTGCATCACTCAGCACGTCAGTGGGAAATACTTGCGTCACAATCAAATTTGGAGAAAGAAATTCAATGCTGATGGTACTTGTGTCAATGATGAGTGCATTACAGAAAACCATGCGATCATGATGTATAGTCCGCTTTTACCTTCTTCGTCTGATGTGGATACCGAACATTACTGA